The following are encoded together in the Tepidiforma bonchosmolovskayae genome:
- a CDS encoding CDP-alcohol phosphatidyltransferase family protein has product MTYDGLVSRYLNRPLSRPAARALRHTPVTPNQVTAFTLLLAVAAGAMLAAGWHIAGGIAIQAVSVIDGVDGELARLKNAATRFGAVFDAVTDRYADAALIAGMTVYAVRFEAWPRPEFVGMLALGASLIVSYSRARIEADLPHVARGGSLDRIFGLASRDVRSLLLAVGAVLGQCYLALALVAVLAGLTIAWRLAYLRFSPAASVPPPPQG; this is encoded by the coding sequence ATGACCTACGACGGCCTCGTCTCCCGCTACCTCAACCGCCCCCTCAGCCGGCCCGCCGCCCGCGCCCTCCGGCACACCCCCGTCACCCCCAACCAGGTCACCGCCTTCACCCTCCTCCTCGCCGTCGCCGCGGGCGCCATGCTCGCCGCGGGCTGGCACATCGCCGGCGGCATCGCCATCCAGGCCGTCAGCGTCATCGACGGCGTCGACGGCGAACTCGCCCGCCTCAAGAATGCCGCCACCCGCTTCGGCGCCGTCTTCGACGCCGTCACCGACCGCTACGCCGATGCCGCCCTCATCGCCGGCATGACCGTCTACGCCGTCCGCTTCGAAGCCTGGCCCCGCCCCGAGTTCGTCGGTATGCTCGCCCTCGGCGCCTCCCTCATCGTCAGCTACAGCCGCGCCCGCATCGAAGCCGACCTCCCTCACGTCGCCCGCGGAGGCAGCCTCGACCGCATCTTCGGCCTCGCCAGCCGCGACGTTCGCTCCCTCCTCCTCGCCGTCGGCGCCGTCCTCGGCCAGTGCTACCTCGCCCTCGCCCTGGTCGCCGTCCTCGCCGGCCTCACCATCGCCTGGCGCCTCGCCTACCTCCGCTTCTCCCCCGCCGCCTCCGTCCCCCCGCCGCCCCAGGGATAA
- a CDS encoding phosphocholine cytidylyltransferase family protein, whose amino-acid sequence MNAVILAAGDGGRLGTLTRERPKPLVDIAGRPIISYTLEALAAAGVREAAVVVGYRAGQLGEALAADAHGLGLSFIYNPRFREGASLSLAAARQWAGSEPFLLLMADHLLSEPIIRRLLDARAETPPGVSLVAADAPARWPADYLDEATRLALDPDGFVTAIGKHLEPYDALDTGAFLLDPAAWTAFDAAPESCELSTIFSILAARRALRAVDIGGAHWYDIDTGADLEAAAAILAARR is encoded by the coding sequence GTGAACGCCGTCATCCTCGCCGCCGGCGATGGCGGCCGCCTCGGCACGCTCACCCGCGAACGCCCCAAGCCCCTCGTCGACATCGCCGGTCGGCCCATCATCAGCTACACCCTCGAAGCCCTCGCCGCCGCCGGCGTCCGCGAGGCCGCCGTCGTCGTCGGCTACCGCGCCGGCCAGTTGGGCGAAGCCCTCGCCGCCGATGCCCACGGCCTCGGCCTTTCCTTTATCTACAACCCCCGCTTCCGAGAAGGCGCCTCGCTCTCCCTCGCCGCCGCCCGCCAGTGGGCCGGCAGCGAACCCTTCCTCCTCCTCATGGCCGACCACCTCCTCTCCGAACCGATCATCCGCCGCCTCCTCGATGCCCGCGCCGAAACACCGCCCGGCGTCTCCCTCGTCGCTGCCGATGCCCCCGCACGCTGGCCCGCCGACTACCTCGACGAAGCCACCCGCCTCGCCCTCGACCCCGACGGCTTCGTCACCGCCATCGGCAAGCACCTCGAACCCTACGACGCCCTCGATACCGGCGCCTTCCTCCTCGACCCCGCCGCTTGGACCGCCTTCGACGCCGCCCCCGAGAGCTGCGAACTCTCCACGATCTTCTCCATCCTCGCCGCCCGCCGCGCCCTCCGGGCCGTCGATATCGGCGGCGCCCACTGGTACGACATCGATACCGGCGCCGACCTCGAAGCCGCCGCCGCCATCCTCGCCGCCCGCCGATGA
- a CDS encoding four helix bundle protein produces MSGPLPYRKLEVWHLAQDLAEQVLLVARRRHIKEEEWFRDQICGAAMSVSANIAEGNGRSTPLDYASFVDRARSSLFELDCWLDMARRLSWIQQAEYDRFAERIDRLSAGLFQLARSLRSRRNLPSRDP; encoded by the coding sequence ATGTCGGGCCCGCTGCCGTATCGAAAGCTCGAAGTCTGGCACCTCGCCCAGGATTTGGCGGAGCAGGTCCTCCTGGTCGCGCGTCGGCGCCACATCAAGGAAGAGGAGTGGTTCCGCGACCAGATCTGCGGCGCTGCCATGTCCGTGTCCGCGAACATCGCCGAAGGGAACGGGCGAAGCACGCCGCTGGACTACGCATCGTTCGTCGACCGGGCGCGGTCATCGCTGTTCGAACTGGACTGCTGGCTGGACATGGCGCGGCGGCTGTCCTGGATTCAGCAGGCCGAATATGACCGCTTCGCGGAACGGATTGACCGCCTCAGCGCCGGGCTGTTTCAACTCGCCCGTTCGCTCCGCAGCCGGCGCAACCTCCCCTCGCGCGACCCCTGA
- a CDS encoding PA14 domain-containing protein, with protein MRGLGLREVVALLALAAVGVISWQFLDPAASEGGVRSTPTQGPAATRTATAEAAPPVSTPTPTAAPTATPTPLPLRELARPARFRVEVFDDRPTSGHVKVADGAVDGLALSYAGAPFPDLVDDRWSLVASARVELPEAGRYRFVLVYRGEVTVRVDGEEAARAAGPSEAGRLEVVFSHGGGPALVEIELRDRGGVAEVRWE; from the coding sequence ATGCGCGGCCTTGGGCTCCGGGAGGTTGTGGCGCTGCTGGCGCTCGCGGCGGTCGGGGTGATTTCGTGGCAGTTCCTCGACCCGGCGGCGAGCGAGGGCGGGGTGCGTTCGACGCCGACGCAGGGTCCGGCGGCGACGCGCACGGCCACGGCGGAGGCGGCGCCGCCGGTTTCGACGCCGACGCCGACGGCTGCACCGACTGCGACGCCGACGCCGCTTCCGCTGCGGGAGCTGGCGCGGCCGGCGCGGTTCCGGGTGGAGGTGTTCGACGACCGGCCGACGAGCGGGCATGTGAAGGTGGCTGACGGCGCGGTGGATGGGCTGGCGCTGTCGTACGCGGGTGCGCCGTTCCCGGACCTGGTGGACGACCGGTGGAGCCTGGTGGCGAGCGCGCGGGTGGAGCTGCCGGAGGCGGGGCGGTACCGGTTTGTGCTGGTCTACCGGGGGGAGGTGACGGTGCGGGTGGACGGGGAGGAGGCGGCACGGGCGGCGGGGCCGTCGGAGGCGGGGCGGCTGGAGGTGGTGTTCAGCCACGGTGGCGGGCCGGCGCTCGTGGAGATTGAGCTGCGGGACCGGGGCGGGGTTGCGGAGGTGAGGTGGGAGTAG